A stretch of DNA from Lotus japonicus ecotype B-129 chromosome 4, LjGifu_v1.2:
TTAATATTCCTTGAGAGGTTGTTAGTGTCAGGGAGAAGATAAAATGAATCTATATCTGAAGTTTTTGGAGTGGCTTCTAGGCCTGTGATTATTTCTCCTTGTCAGCCCAATAATGCATTCTTGCAGCATGAAATATAGATCAGTGCAGTAAAATAGTGCATGATTAGAACATGTTACATAATACTCTTTGCTTCAACTGTGGACAAATGATGGCTTGGTTAGGAGATATCAAAACCAATTCTCTCTAGGAAAAGACAAAATCTTGATATAGTTTAACATGGGCATTGCTTACACTTGATTGAGGTTTGTGTCTTCACAACAGTCTCATGCCAAATCACCACAGTAGAGGGTGCATTTTGGTAACCAATGTCCAATGGTGTAAGTGTAACTGAGATGTATGACCTAGGATATAATTACCCTCTCAAGAGATTGTAGAAGTAGTCATTTTTTGAAATCAAGAATTTGGACAATACTGGAGTACAATATCAGGCTTATTTCTCAGAACCAAGTTCCTGAattcattcaatatattttaatagCATACAAATTTATAATGAACATCTGATACACTTCCTAGTATCATACTGAGAAGTTGATAACTACTGAGCTTTGCCTCAATTTCCAAACCATGACAATAAACTAGCAGAAGTACCTTAATTCAGAAGAGAAATGGAATGGATACTTGCAGTTTTCAGTATGGCAAACACCAAACAAAAACCAATCAGTAAGGAACAGTTTCCTAGCAaagtacaacaacaacaaaagcttCGTCCCACTAAATGAAGTCAGCTATGTGGACCACAGTAAAATGAAGGGAAAAAAAGAGAGGAAGTGAGGTAATAGAAGAACCGTCATTCAATGGCTTAGAAATATGAGTGCAAATGAATGTCTTAACTAAATTGGGTTATGCAAGCACTTAAATTTGAACCAACTTTATTATAGCCTTAGCTAATCGAATCACCTGGGCAAAAGCAATTCCAGTTCTACAATTATTTGTGTAATGAACCTATACTCTAACCCGGAGAAGCTCACCAGAAAGAAAATACTAAAGAATAAATCCAATTAATTACCAAAAAGAATATgtacaaaataattatttaaccaACCAAAATTGCCCCCTCCATTACTACCGGCCATCCCATCAACCTACAATACTATAATTGGTAATATTCAAATTCCAGCAAGGTCGGTCGCTACCATCCTCTAAGAGCATGTatggaaatccttctacaacTAATTCTGAAGccataatcaattatgggaaGAAGCATCTGTGAGTAACttctaaaatttcaaaattgactATAAAGAAAAAGAGCCTGATCTAAACATGCTATAAATAATTTGCAAGATTCGGGCAAAAGGACCAAAACTTCACTAGCATTCTCATCCACCGTGACTCGTTGAGCTGATGATCATGACAAAGTGTAGGAGGGAAAATAACCACCTCCCAACCCCTAAAAGAAGAAAGTTCCCATCAACTGTAGTGAACCACTCTCCAGCATGCAACTTGAGAATTTGACACTCCCTTCTTGAAGTGACAAAGACTGGGGACATAGAATTCCCTTACTCCTTGAATGGCAACACACAGATCATACATTATGACCCTCCATAAGATCACCAAGTGTTATTTTTCCGCAGTTTCCTGCATCTAGTCTATCAAACTTCTCACTAACCTCCATGATGTCCTTCTCTGTTACTTTCCCCATCTCCTTGAGCTTGTATATAACATATTCTGATTTACTGCATGACCAAAACTCAACATATTCAGCAAAAGCACCAGATATACAAGTCAGAAAATTCAATCAATAAATTTTAGTTTTCTTAAGATAAAAAATTTGAAGTACATAATCCAAACCACTGAAGAGAAGTAAAATgtaaattagggttgaaaaCAAATGAGGCCTAACTCATTGACCATTACAGTTGGTAAATGTTTGTCAGCAATACACAAAAGTGAAACAAGATATGGCCAAACTACCAGATACAACGGAAAAAAACTTTATGCACAAGAGAATTATTTAAAGACTAAACGTTTATCTGAACTGTTATGCTAGACCAAAATAAGTCAGAACAAAATCTTCAGATATTAAGCAGCCAGGAAAAAAGTGGATGGTAAGTAAAAGAATTTCATTAATAAAAAGTGCAGTGACCTTGGAGCCGGAATGCTTCACAATTGGCAAAGTAATAGTGCCAAATACTACTTGGCACCGATGCATGTATAATACACACATAGATATGTATTCAGTGGGTATcctctaatttatttatttgtaatGACTTACTTGTGAATATGTTTAAGGCGCCATTACGACTCACTTTGGTTACATATCACTTAATAATAAACAATGTTGCTGAGAGTGcgagaaacaaaaaatatacAACGAATCTGTATTTCAGAATTACAGTGGAAGATAATTATATATACTTAAGAGATATAAATATACAATTTACAGTTACATAACAAAGATGAAAGAGAACGATGGAGTGCAGATGTTTTCGCTGGTCTTGATTGAAGTTTGGATGAGGTAGGGGGGAGGATCCTAGACCATAAACTGTTACATTCTATTCGAAGGTCTTCTCATAAATCACACGTGAGGATTCAAGGCTTATACACACCAGAACTTCCAATAACACAACAAACTGAAGGGTTAGCTCTAGCAACTAACGGATTTGACTCATAAGGGAATAAGTGAAAGAAACCATGGTGTGGTCATAGTAGAAATCCTTCACATATAAGGAAACCTGCTAGAAACTCTACAGAAAACCAccaaattgaaaaaagaaatcTAGTAAAGAAGGAAGTGCTATTCAGACCACCTTTGAGTAAACTAAAGAGTCACCATCAATAGCTGTAACAATTTCACTCACAAAAGAATTAGAGAAACAAAACAATACAAACTGTTTGCTCCAAAGGTTACAGTATACCACCCATCTTGTTCTTTAGCCTATAAAGGTATTTATCTCACTGCTACTCTTTGTAGTTTAAATAAGAACTCAAAACCCCTATGAATTATTGTTCCAGAGCAACTGACCGTATGACAGATTGCTCAAAATAGTTTTCTTCTTATAGTCCTTGTTAAGGGAATAAGAAGTTCAAAAATGCAAATGAATAACTCTCTACAATAGCTAGAATTGGATCACTTCCTCTCTCTCCATCATTAATTATACCTAATGTCCTCCAAGCTCCTAATCTGTCATATAATTTTCTCTCCATTAATAAACTCAATCTCGATCTAAATTGTCATGTCATATTTAATTCTTCATGTTGGAAGTTACACAAATTGAATTTCTAGATGATGATTAGTATTTATTTAGTAATGCTAGAGGTTGGCAGACTCCACATATTTGAAGATGAATGTGACTTAAGTGGACAAAGTCAGCGTACGAGTTTCAATTCCATTCCTGTCCCTAAGGACTGAAAGAATGTTAGTTATTTGAAGCATtttcttcctgaacttttcaaGAATAAGAAATTATCTTATTTGAATTGTGGAACTTGTCAATTGGCTAAATATCATCGTTTCCCTTATCCATCTCAAACCTACAAAGCAACCAGTCATATACCCTCATCCATAGTGATGTTTAGGGACCAAGTAGATATTCTACACCTTCAGGTAACATCACTTTTATCAATGACTAAACTAGTTTGACTTGAGTGTATCAGATGAGGGAATGGATAAGTCTAAAGAGGAgatttttaaactttttttccAATTGGTGACAATCCAATTTCATAAAACAATTAAAATTCTGTAAGTGATAAtagcaaaaaaaattcaataaaagccTAAACAATTTTTTCATGGAAAATGgaattgttcatcaaggttCCTACAACAGGGTGGATGAGAGAAAGAATAACCACTTAGGGGAAGTTGCTCGAGCTCTACTTTTTCAAAAACATGGTCCCTGAATATCTTAGGGAGATGCAATCTTGACAGCAGCAGCCTATTTAATTAATTGGATGCATAGTAAAATCTTGAATTGCAAAACTCCCTTGGAAGTTTTTTTTAAGAGCTTTTCCAAAAAATGGGCAGTTATCAACCATACTCTTGAAGATATTTGGGTACACAATTGTTCATAATAATGAGCAAAACCAAAATAAGCTGAATCCTAAAGCAAAAAATTGTGTTAGTTAAATATGCCCCCACAATAAAAGGATATAAGTGCTTTGATCCCATTTCCAAAATAAATTGTCACCATGGATAtcacttttttaattaaaagCGTTTTAACAACTAATCTTCATCAGGGAGAACTTTTGAAGATTCAACACGGTTTTTCGAATTTGCAGATTATCCACAAATTCATCTTCACTCGCCAACTAAATGTATTTTAActattgatggtgaaaaagtGGTGATTCAAGTTCACAAAACTGGAGAACAACTTTATCCCTAGTTCTGAAAAACGGGTCCCTTGAAACAACTGGAAATGAGACATGTGCAAATCACAAAGTCATACACCCTCTGATCTTGTCTACTCAAGAAAGAAAACACTCAAAGAAATAGTCTAATGACTATCCCTTCCATCACGCCATCACCACAAGTCCGAGGAATCACAAGGTAATATTATTTATGAAACTATACAACCTACTCACTCGAATTATGATCCCATAAATAAATCCTATGAACTAGATGATTCTAACCTTCCTATTCCCATTCAAAAAGGTGCGAAGTCATGTACCAAACACCCATTGTCTAAAGTTATGTCATATGAGAAACTTTCACCTTCTTTTCCTGCTTTTACTTCACAGATGTCATGTAAGGAGTTTCTTTCTAATAATATACAGGATGCTCTATGGGTTCACGAGAGGAAGGAGACTATATTGGAAGTGATGAAGGCTCTTGAAAAGAATTTAATATGGGAAGCAGTAGAATTGTCGAGGGGAAAGAAGTATAAATGGAAGCACCACCTGGTTTTGAACAAAGGTGTTACTTGAAACTTTAAAGTATGCAAGGTGAAGAAGGCTCCGTATGAGCAAAAGCAATAACCTAGAGGTTGATCGTTCATATGAAGAAAAGGCTGTTGTATAGATTATTTATGTGGACAACATCATTCTTACGGGAAATGACATATTACaaatgaaaaaattgaaaaaagtcacTCTGCAGAATTTTAGATAAATATTTGGGACCCTTAAGATATTTGTTGAGGGCGGAGGTTGCTAGGTCAAAGAATGGAATTTTTCTTCTCAAAGAAAATACATCCTTGAGCTACTCTAGGAAACCGGCAAGAATGGTTGTAGAGCAAGTCTTACATGAGCTAGAGATTCTAAATTCAACCTCACTAAAAACTGACATTCAACTACAAATAATTACCTGGATTGACTCACAAACATATAAGATATAACAAAAACCTGGATAAGAAGAAATAACTTCTGGTCCAAGTTAAACGTATTAActttttcattctctgttttacatcatattttatACTGCCAAAAATATGTCAAAACTTTAGCTAACATCTGAAGTCTGAACTATGCAGATACTTAATTCACACTTCAGAAAATGGTCCATGATGCATATTGGAGCAagccaaacacacacacacacacacatatatatatatatatatatatattgtgaaTCTAAATCACAAATACATTTCCCTGCCATACTTTCATGAACAACATTGATAGATGCCAAAAATTACTTTAATTTTTGAGATGGAAATGTATTGGTCCATACCTGACAAATCCATTGTTGTCTATATCTGCAGCAAGAAACTCAGCCACAGTCATATCCTGACCAAGAACCCACTTTGCCATCCTCCTATGCCGCTTATCCACTCTTGCCTCAGCCAAATAGAGGAAAGCTCGGGCCACCGCAAGCGTCGACACAAGCAACCAGATTGCAGCGAAGATTCTACCATGCATAGTCTTGAAAGCATGGTCACCATAGCCAACAGTAGTAACAGACATAACTGAAAGATAAAAAGAATCTACCCATCCAAGCCTTTCCACAAAATGCATAACCCCAACACCAAGCCCAATACAAAGCACCACAACCCCTAATGCCAATCCAACCTTCATCCTAATCCTCATCCTCCCTTTCTTCACATCAATTATATATGACTTCCCATCCTTCTCACCCCTACCCTTCACCGCCCTCAACAAATGATTCTCCTGCAAATCAAGAACATAGCTAACCATCCCACTGAGCAATATATCAATAAAACCAAAACCCACCAACACAAACAAAATAGAGAAAAGCTTTGTTGCTGTACTATTGGGAGTTATATCACCATATCCTATAGTGCACATTGTCACTATACAAAAATACAAAGCATCCACTATAGGGTGAGTTTCAGAACCTACAAAATTATGCCGATTGAACCAGTAAATCACCACCCCCAATGCCAAATACAGAACGAGAAGAACCACAGCCTGGAAAACAATCGATTGGCTAGCAAACTGGGGTCTCTTCACCGTTGCCGGGTGATTCAAATCGCTGATAACAGCCATAGCCGGTGCGGTTTTGGAGCGGTGGAGGTTGGTTTTCCGCCATGGATAATTCGGGTCAACGAGCCATGAAGCaagtggttgttgttgttgctgtgagTATTGCGGTGGTGCAGAAGATGCAAAATCATGCGatgtggaagaagaagaagaagaagattttggTGAATTCCGAGAGAGTGTTAAGGCATCAGCCAAAGGTGAAGGGTGGTCCATTGAAGAAGGACCAAAGATGAGGCGATCTTTGAACTCCGAAGGTGTGATGGGGATAACCACCTCGTCATTCTCCGGTAACGGACAGAGATGCGGTGTCAATGACAACGGTGATGGCTTCTTTCTGGGGCTGAAATATTGAAGCAGAGGTTCATCCATGAGAGAAAAAACGATTATGTGGGGTTGCAGAAAACGGATTCAGAACAAGGAAAGGCGATGGCTTTCGAGGAGAAAACGGTTTTTCCAGAGATGGGTCGGTTTCAGAAGGAGGATTGAGCTTGAAATCAAGTGGGTAATGCAGAAGAGAAGGGAAACGAAGACAGAGATGATGAACGTGTAATAAGAGAGATTTTACATTAGAGTAGTACTATCATAGGTTCAAGGAAACATTTGATTTTGGTGCCACTCATTTTGATATGTGCTCTAATATGAAATGCAGGGAGAGATAGGAAGACAAATGTGTAGGATTGAGATgggagagaaagaagagaagtgTGAATGTATCATTAATTCATTACTCTCGATTTTGATTTTGAGGTGTATGCTACGCTCACACGTTTCTCGGTGATGCGTGGGTGAGTGGTTGAAATTTGAACCGTTAGATAAATGGGATCACTCGACACTCACTAAAGTGAGACTTTAAAATTCATATCTTTAAggcttaaatattttttattattagaaAATATAGCTTGATTTTTGTCtatgaaaaatatttctttCTTAGTTTCTAATgccttaaaatatatatattatatatcgaTTTTAATCATTGCTGTTAAGTTTGGTTATGCGGAATCACAAAATGATGACTCACTCTTCTTATCTTGTGTTTTTTTTGGTTTGGTACAGTGTGACTCACTTATTTACACAACTCAGTGTCACCTAAACTTTGCACATGAGAGACACATGTGAGCCACATAACGTAAGCAAAACTTAACGAATTGAGTTTCGTAAATGAACAAGAAAAGGGAAACGAAGACAGAGAGATGATGAACGCGACGAGCAACGTGGCTATGGAAATTATTAATAAGAGAGATTATGTTACAATACTACCATAGGTAGAAGAAAACATTTGATTTTGGTGTCATTCATCTTGAGGTGTTTGCTACACTCACGCGCTTCTCGGTGGCGCGTGAGAGAGTGGTTGAAATTGGAATATGAGATCACTCGGTGAAGTGAGACTTTAAAATTCATATCCTTATCGCTTAAATATGCTTTTGTCGGTTGAAATAAAGAAATATTAGTTTTAGTCCCTACAAAAATATTTACTAGTTTCTAATCCCTGAAAATAtacattattaatttattttagtcaTTATCGTTAAATTTTGATTACGTGATATATATAATGATAACTAATCATTCCTATTTGGTGTCTTTATATGCTTTGACACAATGTAACTCACTCATTTACTCAACACAATGTCACCTAGACTTTGCACGTGAGAAATACGTGAGTCACGTAACCAAAAATTTACGACAACGATTGAGTTGTGTAAATGGATGGATCTCACAATGTCAAATCATATAAAAATATCAAGTAGGAAGGGTGAGCCATTATTCTGGCTTCCACCTTCTGCTCGTTTCCTCATTCTATTGGAGTAAAGTGAAGGTTAGCTCAATATTAACATTCAGATCTATTTTCAGCTTTAGAAAGCCCGAAAAAACCACCTTTTATAACGGTAAGGGCTAAAGCATATAACAATGTATATTTTCAAGAATTAAAAATTGAGAAATACTtttttagggactaaaaccaataGCTATATCTCTagggacaaaaacatatttaagtcaATGCTTGTTTATTGTCTTTGGTTTTGTGTCATGGTCATTGGTCAGGGTCATATGAATCGTGTGTGAGTGGTGGAAAGAAAGGTGCAAGCTTTTTGTATTGATAGTCGCACACGAAGGGAAATTATCCATGTTtggtttgaaaattgaaaatagaaaGATGGTAAAGGGGCACCGTGATCTCATCACCATGTTGTGGCATGTTCTTGTGTGCTTGCTTCATTGTGCTGAGTTTCAGCCTGGCACGGATCAGGGTCATGCCTGCATAATTATTGGCAAGAGAAAACGATGGAATGTGACATGTAATAATGCTTGAGAGTTGAGAAGTTGATTgatcaatgtaaaaaaaagtaTAGTTGTGTAGTTCAGCATATGATTGTGAGCTTGAACTCTAATTACATTTGTGCATGTTTGTAAAAACTTGTTCAATTAATTctgaaattaaaatcaattttggaaagAAGTATATGTGGATAACTCTAAATCCTATAATcgattactagtgttttttacccgcgcgttgcacggggaatatgtctatcgtatttgatacatcaattgataccttaattattaaaaatatattaaactacggatgaaatagaagagtcagaAATCCTAAgcaaagtggacataaagacttctcttctaagcctgatccagatcaacaggaactcgtttcacattcttcgtgaatatgaatacaatagcacaaatcatagatataaggaattgcCAACATATTAAAcaacccgcgcgttgcacggggaatttgtcTATTATAGAGATGATTTAGGATGAGAGTTTGATGGGTACGGCTGAtgcaatattttaaataaataaattaaatatttttaaaaaatatctatcaattagtttagaatataatggttgttttaagaaaataaaaactgaatgcattcggttgTTATCTCAttggattttattttaaaaaatatcgcATCAGTAATAACTTTTTTTGGATGATTTggttttaaatcaaaatatggcaagattgatttgaatttgaaataaaatatgtcAAGATTATATATAGTAATTAAGGTGTGACACGTGTCAAAAATCTAgaaataactctaaaataaaataaaatatttcatgaaatacaAATCTATAGATTTTGTTGATATTCTGGAAACAAATCTAATATGTTTCTAAACTTTTTAAATCTAATATGCTGGAAAACGAATTTATAGATTTTATATTGCTTTTTGTATCAAATCTAAAATCTAAAGCAAATAGATTACTATAGATTTGCTGGAAACTACATAAAAAGTATAGATTTTAGATTAGATTTGTTAAAGATTTTAGATATTAGAATAGATTTAATATTCTAAACTACATAAAAATCTAAAGCAAATAGATTACTATAGATTTGCTGGAAACTACATAAAAAGTATAGCTTTTAGATTAGATTTGCTAAAGATTTTAGATATTAGAATAGATTTAATATTCTAAACAGCTATAATTTTAGTTCAAACCAAGCAAAAAACCAAAGAATTATCTTACCTCTCAAGTGGCATAGCTACAATAAAACATACCACCTGAGATATAAAAAGCATGTTTAGATACTCATTTGAAAATCACACTGAAATTAAAATCATGATGCACAGAAGCTAAATTAAGGAAAGTTGAATCTGTTTAATGTAAACTAAAACTGGCAATACATATCAATAAAGCAACACCATGAACCATAAAACCATGTATTCAACTCAAATCACAGTGTACCAAATCTACAACTTCAATCTGCATAACTGCAGTCAGGTTGCTATCAAAGCAAAACTATAGTTATAACCATGAAATCAAGAACAGAAAAATAGCCAATAGGAATGAAATATTTTGTCACAACTCACACGTTTCTTTCTGTAAGCTTCTATAGATATATAAAATCTAATAGACACTTCACACCAAATACAAAGATGGCCTTTACTCCAAACCTTACAATCACAACCTCCAAATTTTCATCTACAATGGAAGGGCCATACGGATTTCTGATTGGTACAACTTGCACTTCCAAATCTGGCTTGATAGACTGCATGTAAGgtacaaaaaatattaaatgtattCTTTCATATAAATCCTGCTAGAAGAAACACTATATGTAACAGATGGAAGGTGTTGCGATGTGTATCAGTAGATCAATTATTATCTCACCTATTTATCCACATATAAATTAACAATACAAAACTATGGAACCGCTCCCACAAACACTTTAAATAGACACTTTGCTGTTAGCCAGATGATAAAAGATGTTCATATATCTACATGTCATGTTCTACATTTGCATGCACAATAAAAAGCTTAAAGTTTTATGGCCAACAATTATACATGtcatttttttaacaaaaaaaataaaagataacaaAAGACAGGTGATTCCTTTCATTAATCATACTTATTTAGAGCAGAGGGGAAACTGTCATTGCTTAGAACCAACCTTTTTGTTCTCATTAGTCTTTTGAGTCAGCTTGTACCACCTACACAGAAGTAGGATACAAAAGTATCAGAAGCTTGTACCATCAAGATCCCCACCATGAACCACCAATCAAACTTAGATATGGAATAATAATTGTATACTATCTGCCTCCCATGAATCAGATAAACAATAATTGTATAGCTGCAATTCCCAGAAGCCGAAGCAGAAGCaaaagcagcagcagcaacatcCCCATTATCTTCCAATGCACCTCCACCTAGTAACAAACACAAACACTCTCAAAACAACCATAAACAACAAAAAAGCTTGCCAAATCAATGTTTACTCCACTCTACTCACAGTTTGATGTTGCAAAGCACCCTCAAGCAAAACCTCATGCATAGGCTTGGGAGCAATCCACTCCTGCAATGGCAATCAATTGATTTCAAAAATTTGGGGGTTTTcaacaaaatcaaaactttcGCAAGCTTAAACAAAACCGTGTTTTTGGGTCACTTACAAAAAGGGAAATTGGGACTCATAGAGAACATTGAAGGTGAAGCACGACCCAGTGCACCCTAGCCGGCTCCATCTCTGAGAAGAAATCCAAACCTAGAGGATGTTGGCTTGGCTTTAATGGAGTTATCTTCATCTGCACCCTAGCCTCCAGCTGCCTCAATTCTAGCATATTCATCTTCTCGATTAGGCTACCATTTCACAATCAGACACATCAGATTCTAATCAGTAAGTAGCCACTTCCTGCCAAATGACTATTGATTTAAATGTTGTAATCCAAAACCCAATTATCTAAgcataaaattaatttcaaaatagaAAGCCATAAATCAAATACACAGCAGAAATTCACAATTTGAGAATCACCAATTATTAAGAACGCAAAACCCAatccaaagaaagaaaaaaacggaaaaaaagAGGAAGTGAATACCTGAGATGTAATAGGGTATCAAGAAAGGCGCCATACAAATTGAAGGCGTCATGAAGCAGAGATAAAACTGTTCAAAATGGTCACAACAATTAAACATAAGAGAATG
This window harbors:
- the LOC130714718 gene encoding two-pore potassium channel 3-like gives rise to the protein MDEPLLQYFSPRKKPSPLSLTPHLCPLPENDEVVIPITPSEFKDRLIFGPSSMDHPSPLADALTLSRNSPKSSSSSSSTSHDFASSAPPQYSQQQQQPLASWLVDPNYPWRKTNLHRSKTAPAMAVISDLNHPATVKRPQFASQSIVFQAVVLLVLYLALGVVIYWFNRHNFVGSETHPIVDALYFCIVTMCTIGYGDITPNSTATKLFSILFVLVGFGFIDILLSGMVSYVLDLQENHLLRAVKGRGEKDGKSYIIDVKKGRMRIRMKVGLALGVVVLCIGLGVGVMHFVERLGWVDSFYLSVMSVTTVGYGDHAFKTMHGRIFAAIWLLVSTLAVARAFLYLAEARVDKRHRRMAKWVLGQDMTVAEFLAADIDNNGFVSKSEYVIYKLKEMGKVTEKDIMEVSEKFDRLDAGNCGKITLGDLMEGHNV